GAGATCCCGTACGCCATGGCGATTTCACGAATGGAGCAGAGTCGTTCGGTCCGGGCGCCCAGATAGATCAGGGCGCGCAAGGCATAGTCGGTTTGCAACGTAAGTTTCATGGTCGGGTAAAGATGCACCAACTTGACATGTTTTCCAATACGGTCAAAAAGATGTGCGGATCGTAAACCTTAAAGGAGGACACCATGTCCGCTCCTCTCGACGACAAGACGCGCGCGATCATCTCCGCGACCGTCCCCGCGCTGAAGGCGCACGGAACGGCCATCACGACAGAAATGTACAAGCGCCTGCTCTCCACCCCGGCCATTCGCGACCTGTTCAATCTCTCCCATCAGCAGGATGGCGAACAGCCCAAGGCGCTGGCGCTGGCAGTGCTGTGCTATGCCGAACATATCAACGACCTCGGCGCGCTCGGCGGCATGGTCGAGAGAATTGCTGAGAAGCATGTCGGTCTGAACATCCTGCCCGAGCATTATCCATATGTAGCAGAGGCGCTACTCGGCGCGATCGGCCATGTTCTCGGGGATGCCGCGACGCCGGAGATCGCCGAGGCGTGGGGCAAAGCCTACTGGTTTCTGGCGGATATCCTTATCGGCCGTGAGAAGCAGATTTACGACGAGCATAAGGACGCACCGGGAGGTTGGGCCGGATGGCGCGCTTTTCGCGTTCGCTCACGTCGCGACGAGACTCCGACAATCACCTCGTTCGAACTGGTTCCCGTCGACGGCGGCGCGCTCTTTCGCCATAAGGCGGGACAGTATCTCAGCTTCAAGCTGGATGTTCCCGGTCATGGCTCTCAGCGCCGGAATTACAGCATTTCCTCGGAACCCGGCGCGGATCATTACCGCATTAGCGTGCGACAACAGGATGGCGGCGTCGTCTCGACATGGTTGCATGAGACGGTGAAGGAGGGAGACATGCTCCAGGTTGCCAATCCCGCCGGTGATTTCTTCCTCGACGAGACAAGTGAATCTCCTGTCGTGTTCCTGACGGCCGGTGTTGGTCTTACGCCCGTGATGTCGATGCTCGGCGAGCTGGCGCAGACATCCGTGAAGCGGAAGATTCACTACGTTCACGGCGCGGATACCGAGGCGTTGGCAGCTTTCCGTCCGGAAATCGAAGACCTTGCCAGCCGAGGTATTCTGGCGGCGGATTTCTTCTATGCGAAAGAGAGCGTGCCCGCTGTCAGTCATGGTGTTGCCGCCCACGCTGGGCGTGTCACGACCGCTTGGGTAAAGCAGAACCTCGACCGTTCCGCGACCTATTACATCTGCGGGCCGGATTCCTTCATGAGAGATATGGTCGACGCGCTACGGACCGAGAATCTGCCGGCGAAGCAGATCCGTTACGAGTTCTTCGGCTCCGCCGCCGACCCCGATCTGGTTCTCTCCGCAGCCTGATATTTTTTTGGGCGTTCACAGTGAGGGGGCGCGCCCCCTCACACGGCCTTATCAGGAGCTAGTGCGATGTCGGACTCATCTTCCATTGTCAGGCCGGTCGCGGATCCGGTCAGTACCGTCCTGAAATGGATTCTCCTTGCGACCGGTCTTCTGACTGCGGCGCTTCTCATCTGGACGACACAAGCGACCTACAAGGGTGCGCCTCCGCAGCCGGAGAAATTCGTCTCGGCCGACGGCTCCATTCTCATGACAGGTGCGGATATCGTTTCAGGAAAGGGCGGTTTCCAGAAAGCCGATCTGATGGACTATGGTAGCCTGTATGGCATGGGCTCCTATTATGGCGAGGATTACACGGTGCTGTCACATTAACTCTGACCTGTGATAGGCTGGGCTGATGAGTGCTGGATCTGTGAGCTACAAACGACATCGTTTTCCGAGTGAGCTGATCGCGCATGCGGTATGGCTGTATTTCCGGTTTCCCCTGAGCTTTCGTCTGATTGAGGAGATGCTGCTCGAACGCGGGATTGTCGTGTCGTATGAGACGGTCCGCCGGTGGAGCCTAAAGTTTGGAGTGGCCTTTGCCCGCTCGCTGCGCCGCAAGGCCGCCAGACCCGGGGATATCTGGCATCTCGACGAGGTCCGGGTCGTGATCCATGGCCGACCACACTGGCTGTGGCGCGCCGTCGATCAGGACGGTTACGTTCTCGACGAAATCCTGCAGACCCGAAGGAACACCAAAGCCGCAAGGCGATTGCTGACGCGGCTGCTGAAAAAGCAGGGTATCCGGCCCGCGCGCTTGGTCACCGACAAGCTGGGCTCTTACGGGGCGGCCAGACGTAAACTGAGGCTCACGGTCCGGCATCTATCCCACAAGGGCCTGAACAACAGGGCGGAGAACAGCCATCTGCCACTGCGAAAACGCGAACGGGTCATGCAGAAATTCCGCTCACCTGGGGGCTGCCAGCGCTTCGTTTCTGTGTTCTCAGCCGTCCGCAACCTCTTCGTCCCGCCCCACTCTATCGACAATGCCCTCTCCCGGCACATCCACCGGATCAGGGCTTTCGTCCAGTGGGACAACGCTACCGCGCTTACCGCCTGGATGCGTCAACACCGAGAGGAGCTCAACAAACCAAAGTTAATGTGACAGCACCGGAAAAGTGCATACCTCGACTGAACGACCGACTTGTAGGCGACTGCTGCCTGTCCGCTCTGCTTCTGTTATACCAACAGGCAGGTTGCTGCAGGAACTATCCATAACGCTTAGCCGTCAATCTCGCTCACCAGTTTTGTTCCGCTGAACAGAATGCGCATACCGATCTCCCCATGTTTTAAGTGCCTGAATAACTGGTTTCAGAGTTTTGCCCAGATCAGTCAGGGCATATTTCACATGCGGGGGCACCTCGGGGAAGACGGTGCGTGAGACCAGCCCATCGGCTTCGAGTTCGCGCAACTGGTTGGTCAGCATCCGCTGTGTGACATTGGGCAGGCGGCGGCGCAGTTCGCCAAACCGCAGCACCCCGTCCTCGAACAGGTGATACAGAATCAACGCCTTCCACTTGCCCCCAAACAGTTCGAGCGTGGCTTCCACCGTGCAACCGGGGCTACAGGCCAGCGTGGTGTGACGAATGCGGGGCATGGTATCATTCCTGACACTAGTGGCGGTTTATGTGCGTTCTTGCGCACACCAGAGGGTGGGTCAATGTTTACATGCAGGCCGGACGGATGTCCTGCATTTGTAAACAAGGTTGATCATGTCTTCGTCTTCTTTATTCGATCCTGTGCAGTTGGGCGGCCTGTCCCTTGAAAACCGGATCTTCCTGCCACCGCTGACTCGATGCCGCAGCACGCAGCCCGGGGACATCGCCAACGCGCTGATGGCCGAGTATTACGCGCAGCGCACGCAGGCGGGGTTCCTGATTACCGAAGGCACGCAGATCGAACCTCGAGGGCAGGGCTATGCCTGGACGCCGGGTATCTACTCACCTGAGCAGATCGCGGGCTGGAAACTGGTCACCGACGCGGTGCATGCAAAACAGCGGCCCATCTTTGCGCAGTTATGGCATGTCGGCCGCGTGTCCCACCGCGCCCTGCAACCCGGTCATGAAGCTCCGATCGCCCCGTCCGCGGTCGCGGCAACAGGCGTGAATGTGTTCATCCCTACGGGACCGGGCACGGGAAAACTGGTGCCTCCTGACACGCCGCGCGCACTCTCCATTCCAGAAATTCATGAACTGGTAGAGATGTATGCACAGGCGGCGCGCAATGCGCTGTCCGCCGGGTTCGATGGCGTGGAGATCCACGCCGCCAATGGCTACCTGATAAACCAGTTCCTTTCCGAACGGGCCAATTTCCGCACCGATGCTTATGGCGGCAGCCTGTCCAACCGCTTGCGCTTCCTGCGTGAGGTGGTCGAAGCCGTCTCCGCCGTGGTCACGCCGGACCGGATGGGCGTACGGTTTTCCCCGCTGTTCGGCACGACCACGGAAGAGCGTGTCTATCTCGGCCTGCTGGAAGACAATCCGGCGGAAACCTACACGGCGGCCGTGCGCGTGCTGGCGGATGCGGGCATCGCTTATGTCTCGCTCGCCGAAGCTGACTGGGACAATGCGCCCGAAATGCCGGACGCTTTCCGTGCCAGCGTGCGCGACATCTTTGGCGGACGCATTCTGTGCGCGGGCCGCTACGACCTGCGCAAAGCGCAGCATGTGCTGGCGCATGGATGGGCTGACATGATCGGCTTTGGCCGGAAGTTCATCGCCAATCCGGATCTGCCCGCGCGGCTGGAGCATGGCTGGCCGCTCAATCCGCTGGACCCGGCGACGATGTATGGCGGCGGCGCGCATGGCTACACCGACTACCCTTTTCATAATCAATAAACAGGGAAACAGACCAATGAGTTTTTACCAGACCCTCAACCCGACCACGGAAACCGTGGAACGCACGTTTGAACTCCATACCGCCGCGCAGATGAAGGCGATTGTCGATCGCGCGGACCATGTGTGGAAGACCGACTGGAAAAAGCGTGACATCGCGGCCCGTAAGGTCATCATGTCAAAGGCCGCCGATCTGCTGCGCCGCGACCGTGTGGCCCATGCGCGCCTGATCGCGACCGAAATGGGCAAGGCGCTGCCTGACGCGCTGGAGGAAATCGACATCACCGCCGACATCCTCTCCTTCTATGCCAATGGCGCGGAGAAATTCCTCGCTCCCACGCATCTGAAGGTCAAGGAAGGCCACGCAAAGATCATCAATCAGCCGCTGGGCGTGATCTACTGCATCGAGCCCTGGAACTTCCCCTATTACCAGCTTGCCCGCGTGGCGGGGCCGAACCTGATGGCGGGCAACGTGGTCATCGCGAAACACGCGCCCAACGTGCCGCAATGTGCGCTGGCCTTTGAAAAGCTTTTCCATGACGCAGGGGCACCTGCTGGCGTCTATACCAACATCTTCCTCGACAACGATCAGTCCGCCGAACTCATCAAGGATTTCCGTATCCGCGGCGTCGCCCTGACCGGCAGCGAACGCGCGGGCCAGACGGTCGCGGCCGAAGCGGGGGCGGCGCTGAAGAAGGACACGATGGAACTGGGTGGCAGCGACGCCTTCATCGTGCTGGATGACGCGGACCTTGAACTGGCAGTCAAATGGGCGACATGGGGCCGGTTCGCCAATAACGGGCAGGTCTGCACGGCGGCCAAGCGGATGATCGTGCATGAAAAAGTCTATGACGCCTTCCTCGCCGGTCTGAAAAAGGCGATCACGCAGTTCCGCATCGGCGATCCGCTGGCCGAGGGCACGACCCATGGTCCGATGAGCAGCAAAAAGGCGCTGGACACTGCGCTGGCGCAGACTGACGAAGCCGTTAAGGCAGGGGCAACTCTAGTGGCTGGTGGCAAGCGGATGGACCGTAAGGGCTTCTTCATGGAACCGACCATCCTGACTAACGTGTCAAAGGACAATCCGGTCTTCTATCAGGAGATTTTCGGTCCTGTCGCAGTCGTGCACAAGGTCGCCTCAGAACATGAAGCCATTGAACTGGCCAATGATTCACCCTATGGCCTCGGCGGATCCGTGTTTTCCCGTGATCTTGCACGCGCCGAAAAAGTGGCTGAAGCGGTCGAGACCGGCATGATGTTCATCAACACGGCCACGGCCGCAGCCCCCGAACTGCCTTTTGGCGGGATCAAAAATTCGGGTTTTGGCCGCGAACTGTCCTTCCTGGGCATCGAGGAGTTTATCAACCGCAAGCTGATCCGCGTTGCCTGAAGATAGGCGAATGCTGCGCCCTGCCCGAGCTATGGCCGAAACTGGGTGATGGTATTTTGAGAAGGTGGCGTATCGTGGCGGGTGAGAGCCTGCCTGAACCTCCAGCATGGAGCGATACGCCATGAAAGACGATAGCACGATTACCGCGCTGAAACAGCCTGGCCTGATTATTGATCCCCTGACCGAGATAGCGCGTGATGGGGCACGCCGGATGTTAGCCTTGGCCCTGCGCAGCGAGGTGGACGAGTTTCTCGCCCTGTATTCTGAAGAACGCCTTGAGGATGGCCGGTCGCGCGTGGTGCGGCATGGTCATGGCCCGGATCGTGCGATCCAGACGGGCATCGGACCCATCGAGGTTGCCCGTCCGAAAGTCCGGGACCGGGCACCTGCTGGCGCCGGGAGAGAACGGATCCGCTTTTCATCGGCGATCCTGCCGAAATGGGCGCGACGGACGCGCAGCCTTGATGCGCCTTTGCCTGTTCTCTACCTGCGCGGGGTGTCGATGGGGGATTTCCCCGAGGCGCTGACGGCCCTGCTGGGCAAGGACGCCCCGAACCTGTCTCCGGGCGTGATTGCCCGGCTGACCGCTGGTTGGCAGGGGGAGTATGATCGCTGGCAGCGGCGCGATCTGTCAGCCCGTCGTTATGTCTATATCTGGGCGGACGGCGTTTATCTTCAGGCCCGCATGGAGCCCGTAGCCGAATGCATGCTGGTCATCATCGGCGCGACCCCGGAAGGAAAGAAGGAGTTGCTCGGCTTTCAGGTCGGTATCCGCGAAAGCGCGCAGAACTGGCGTGAACTGCTGGTCGACCTCAAGGCGCGGGGCCTGGGCATCGCGCCTGAACTTGCGGTTGGCGACGGCGCGCTCGGGTTCTGGAAAGCCCTGGACGAGGTCTTTCCCGGCACGCGTCACCAGCGCTGCTGGTTCCACAAGATCGGCAATGTCGTGAACAAGTTTCCCAAACCCATGATCCCGGCCGTCACAGCCGAGCTGCGCGACATTCATCATGCCGAGACGCGGGCAGCAGCACGGGACGCCATGACTGTCTTCGCGGAGAAATACGCAGCCAAATATCCGGCGGCTGTGAAATGCCTGCAAAAGGATGCCGACGCCATGCTGGCCTTCTTCGATTTCCCCGCCGAACACTGGGAACACCTGCGCACATCCAACCCGATCGAGAGCGTCTTTGCCACCGTCCGGCACAGGACAGTTCGGACAAAGGGGGCGCTGTCGCAGAAAACCGCCAGGCTGATGGTTTTCACCCTCGTCCAAGCCGCATCAAAAACATGGCGACGACTTCAAGGTGCAAACCAGTTGCCTCGTGTCATTGAAGGCGTCATCTTTACAAACGGCGTCGCAACGCCCGACGCCACAACACAGAACGCCGCCTGATCAGAACCCGTCACCCAAATTCGTGCATAGCTCCCCTGCCCCGGATAAATCCTGTCCGGGGCAGAGGTGTACTACTCACCAAGTTAAAGATCGCCTGCGGGTCAAGTGATATTGGGAAATGATATATATCTGCTTTGCCAACCGTACGATTAGACATCAAATGGTCGAAATGGAAGGCGACTGCTGCCTATCTGCTCTGTTTCCGTTGAGCCGACAGGCTGTTGTTCTGCCGGGAAACTGAAGATCCGCTTGAGATTGATCCGAACGCGCGATCGGACACTCCAGACTAACAAAATTACGTCAGGACAGCCGTTATGCTGGTGGTGTAATATGGCAGAACCAACATCACATAGGTCAGTCCATAAGAGTAATGACGATTTTCCCGACATGGCTACCGGTCATGAGATGCTCAAATGCCTCCCGCACGTGGGCAAAGGGAAAGACACTGTCGATTACAGGCTTCAGGCCGGACGCGCTACATGCACGCACAAGGTCTTCCAGCATCGGCCGGCCACCCACAGCGACAGAACGGACAACTGCGCCGCTGCCTTTGAGATGGAAATAGTCAATTCCCGGATTGTCACTGCTCAGAAATCCGACCAGCACAACCTCTCCACCCCAACGAACAGCATCGAGAGACTGGTTGATTGTCGCAGGACCACCGACTTCAACGACACAGTCCACGCCTGCTCCCCTGGTGATGTCATCCTTGATGTATCGCCCCCAGTTCGAAACATCCCTGTAATTGACAATATGATCCGCCCCCAATGCCTTCAGCCGTTCGGCCTTTTCCGCGCTGGACGTTATCGAGAGGTGCTGTCACATTAACTTTGGTTTGTTGAGCTCCTCTCGGTGTTGACGCATTCAGGCGGTAAGCGCGGTAGCGTTGTTCCACTGGACGAAAGCCCTGATCCGGTGGATGTGCCGGGAGAGGGCATTGTCGATGGAGTGGGGCGGGACGAAGAGGTTGCGGACGGCTGAGAACACAGAAACGAAGCGCTGGCAGCCCCCAGGTGAGCGGAATTTCTGCATGACCCGTTCGCGTTTTCGCAGTGGCAGATGGCTGTTCTCCGCCCTGTTGTTCAGGCCCTTGTGGGATAGATGCCGGACCGTGAGCCTCAGTTTACGTCTGGCCGCCCCGTAAGAGCCTAGCTTGTCGGTGACCAAGCGCGCGGGCCGGATACCCTGCTTTTTCAGCAGCCGCGTCAGCAATCGCCTTGCGGCTTTGGTGTTCCTTCGGGTCTGCAGGATTTCGTCGAGAACGTAACCGTCCTGATCGACGGCGCGCCACAGCCAGTGTGGTCGGCCATGGATCACGACCCGGACCTCGTCGAGATGCCAGATATCCCCGGGTCTGGCGGCCTTGCGGCGCAGCGAGCGGGCAAAGGCCACTCCAAACTTTAGGCTCCACCGGCGGACCGTCTCATACGACACGACAATCCCGCGTTCGAGCAGCATCTCCTCAATCAGACGAAAGCTCAGGGGAAACCGGAAATACAGCCATACCGCATGCGCGATCAGCTCACTCGGAAAACGATGTCGTTTGTAGCTCACAGATCCAGCACTCATCAGCCCAGCCTATCACAGGTCAGAGTTAATGTGACAGCACCTTATATGAGCCGTGTGTGCCAAGGTCATCCCTGACACGAAGGATACTTTTTCTTGAACGATCTGTCTTACCGGACAGCCCTACTCATGATCATTACAATCGCTACACCTCCCGTAAGCCAGAAAATCTGAGTTCCCGCGTCCCTAGACGATGCGCGCTGGTTTAGTTGAGGGACCAGATCAGACAATGCGACATAGACAAAGCTGCTAGCAGCAAATGCCATCAAAAATGGTTGCCAGTGCTTAAGGCTACCAAGAAGAAAATAGCCACTGATGCCCCCTGAAACAGTCATGGCCCCGGCAGATGAGAGTTTGATCAGGGACATGCCTCTCCGGTTCTCACGGCTCAGAGCGATCAGATCACCAATGTGATGGGGCACTTCGTGTATAAAAACAGACACTGCGGATATGATGCCCAAGCGAACATCGGTCAAAATGATAGACGCGATGAGCAGACCGTCACCGAAGCAGTGCACGCCATCTCCTAGTAACAGTGACCAACTACCATTCTTATGGCTGTGGCCAGCGTTGGAATGCTCATGTGCGTGATGCCAAAGCTCAACTTTGTTCAAGACAAAGAAAAAGATCAGACCGATCAAAAAGACAAAAAGCAGATTCTGCGCGTCAACGCGACTTTCCAACGCCTCCGGCATTAGGTGGATAAGGCTTGTCGAGAGAAGTGAGCCTGCAGCCAGACTGAGCAGCCCTTGCTGAAGCCAGGCTCGATGCGGCTTCGTATGAGAGGCCAGACAAACGAACATTTCTGCAACCCAGACACTGCCTATGCCTGCGGCCGCAGTTGTCAGAATAATCCATGATATCAGAAGCATCGGCTGTTTGCAGTCTGTTGAACGTTTACCAGAGGACGGCTGCCCTTCTGCTTTTCATGTGGAGTGATAAACTCCCCCATAGTATAAACGTTCCCATTTGAGGAGGGTCTAATGCCACACACACCAGAAGCCAAAGCGAAAACGATTGCGCGAGTTCGCAGAATTAAGGGTCAGGCCGAGGCGTTGGAGCGTGCGATAGAAGCAGGGACTGAGTGTGCCCCTCTTTTACAGCAGATCGTCGCTCTGCGTGGCGCGGCCAACGGACTGATGTCTGAGGTTATGGAAAGTTACCTTCAGGAGTCCTTTGCTAGTCAAAGCCCGGCTACCCACGGCTGTGATCCCGATGAACAAGATGCCAAGATTTCTGAAATATTAAAGATCGTAAGAAGATACTTTAAATAAAAAACATAAATAATAGAAATATTTTCCTTGATGAAGAAAAACCAAATCGAAAGGTAAATGAGTGTGATTATAAAAAACTTCGAGTATCTGCTTTCTCTTGCCACAGAAGCTCATTTCGGAAGGGCCGCAGATAAATGCCATGTTTCGCAATCAACACTTTCCTCTGGTATAAAGCAGTTGGAGGAAGATCTTGATATTCAGATCGTACGTCGAGGGCGCCGTTATGAGGGGCTTACGCCAGAGGGAGAAGCAGTTCTCTCATGGGCAAAAAAAATGCATCAGGACTGCAGTGGAATGAAACGCGAGCTGTCTGCTCGTAAGAAAGGCCTTGAGGGCGAATTCCGGGTAGGCGTTGCGACCAGTGTTTCTGCAGTTGCTCCCGTTCTGAGTATGGCGATCTCAGAAAAAACACCCCGCGTGCGCCAGTCCGTCATTGTAGACGACCAATCTGTCATACAGAGCCTTATCGATACCCACCAAATCGATGTTGGACTTCTCCACATCGACGCTCTTTCCCCAGAGAATTATGATACGCACTTACTGTATCGGGAAGGTATCTTCCTTTTCCAGGTGCACCAAAATCCTGTAGCCCGCAGAGTTCAATGGGCGGATCTCGCAGATCTGCCACTATGTCTGATGAAGTCAGCTTTGCCTGAGAAGGCCCAGAAGCAGCTGGAAAGACATTCAGGTCCGGTGGTTACAACCAATTCTTTGGATGTTGTGGCTGGCCACCTCAAGACCCAGGCATCTGCTGCCATATTGCCGCAATCCTGTGCCTCGCGACTTGCGGATATACCTGATCTCCGCGTGTCTGCGATTGATGGCGTAGATGCCCAATCAAGCGTTGGATTTGCATCCATTAAGGGAGGCTTGAGATCACCCCTTGCTGCTGCGCTTCAGGAAATTGTGCATATGCCTGAGGTTGCAGACACCCTGGAATGTAATGTTATAATGTACCGAAGATTCCAAGCAAAAAAAATAGAAGGCACGATCTAAATAATCGATCATGTCATCGAAAAAATCAGTTTTCTAAAAATCAGATAATGCGCCAAAGGTTGTCTGATTTCCGAGAGCCTATCTTGGAAATTTAGTCGTTTTTATTTTTAAAAAAATAGAAACTTCTTTTGTGAATGCCGATTAACATAGCTTAATCTTCCAAAGGAAAACCATGATGTCGCCCACGGGAAACAGAATCGTCACGTTCCAAAAACCTCTGGAGATGAAGGTCGATACTTTTAAGTTCCCCGAGCTCATCACTCCTCAAGGAAAGAAGGCGCCGCATGGCGTTATCCTGAAGATTGTCACTACAAACATCTGTGGTAGCGACCTGCATATCTATCGTGGCTCTTTTGAAGTCCCGAGCGGCATGACTATGGGTCACGAAATGACAGGTGAAGTTATAGAGGTTGGCGCAGACGTCGAAGTCATCAAAAAGGGCGACATCGTCTCGGTACCGTTCAATGTCGGGTGTGGACGCTGCTATAACTGCAAGCACATGCGAACAGACGTTTGTGAGCACACCAACCCTGACATGGACTGCGGCGCTTACGGCTTCAATCTGGGCGGCTGGATCGGTGGCCAGGGCGACTATCTCTTTGTTCCCTATGCGGACTTCAATCTCCTTCGGTTCCCGGATAAGGACGCCGCGATGGAGAAGATCCAGGATCTTACCCTACTGTCGGACGTTCTGCCGACGGCATTCCACGGCTTTGCGGCTCCTGACTGGCCGGCGGCGCCCGCTTATGTCGTTGGCGAAAACGTCCTGATTTTTGGGGCTGGCCCGGTGGGTCGTGCGGGTGCAGCCTGTGCAAAGCTGCTGGGTGCCGGCGCAATCATCGTTGCAGATTTCATCCAGGAGCGTCTTGATCTTCTCAAGCCCCATGGAATTGAGACAATCAATCTGTCAGACGGCGTTCCCGTCGAGGACCATCTGGAGCGGATTACCGGTCACCGTCAGGTGGACCGCGTGATCGATTACGTCGGTCTTGATTGCCGCGGGTTTGGTGAAGAATCTGACAAGATTGTCCAGAATGCCGTTACTAATGCCCTGCTGAAATATGTCCGCTGTGGTGGTACGACGAGCCAGATTGGCATTTACTGTCCTAATCCTGTTTCAAAAGACCCGAAGAACAAGACGGGTATTATGGAGATGGACTGGGCTGCGAGCTGGATCAAGTCACCACGCATGGCTGCCGGTCAGTCCCCGACGGCCAATTACAACCATGCCCTGATGCGCGCCATCATGAACGATCGCATGCCGTATCTGTCGTCCATGATCAACACGAAGTTCATCACCCTTGAAGAGGCTCCGGAAGCTTACAAAGAATTCGATGCCGGTTCTGCCTTCAAATACGT
This window of the Kozakia baliensis genome carries:
- a CDS encoding alkene reductase produces the protein MSSSSLFDPVQLGGLSLENRIFLPPLTRCRSTQPGDIANALMAEYYAQRTQAGFLITEGTQIEPRGQGYAWTPGIYSPEQIAGWKLVTDAVHAKQRPIFAQLWHVGRVSHRALQPGHEAPIAPSAVAATGVNVFIPTGPGTGKLVPPDTPRALSIPEIHELVEMYAQAARNALSAGFDGVEIHAANGYLINQFLSERANFRTDAYGGSLSNRLRFLREVVEAVSAVVTPDRMGVRFSPLFGTTTEERVYLGLLEDNPAETYTAAVRVLADAGIAYVSLAEADWDNAPEMPDAFRASVRDIFGGRILCAGRYDLRKAQHVLAHGWADMIGFGRKFIANPDLPARLEHGWPLNPLDPATMYGGGAHGYTDYPFHNQ
- a CDS encoding IS256 family transposase, yielding MKDDSTITALKQPGLIIDPLTEIARDGARRMLALALRSEVDEFLALYSEERLEDGRSRVVRHGHGPDRAIQTGIGPIEVARPKVRDRAPAGAGRERIRFSSAILPKWARRTRSLDAPLPVLYLRGVSMGDFPEALTALLGKDAPNLSPGVIARLTAGWQGEYDRWQRRDLSARRYVYIWADGVYLQARMEPVAECMLVIIGATPEGKKELLGFQVGIRESAQNWRELLVDLKARGLGIAPELAVGDGALGFWKALDEVFPGTRHQRCWFHKIGNVVNKFPKPMIPAVTAELRDIHHAETRAAARDAMTVFAEKYAAKYPAAVKCLQKDADAMLAFFDFPAEHWEHLRTSNPIESVFATVRHRTVRTKGALSQKTARLMVFTLVQAASKTWRRLQGANQLPRVIEGVIFTNGVATPDATTQNAA
- a CDS encoding zinc-binding dehydrogenase: MTSSAEKAERLKALGADHIVNYRDVSNWGRYIKDDITRGAGVDCVVEVGGPATINQSLDAVRWGGEVVLVGFLSSDNPGIDYFHLKGSGAVVRSVAVGGRPMLEDLVRACSASGLKPVIDSVFPFAHVREAFEHLMTGSHVGKIVITLMD
- a CDS encoding metal/formaldehyde-sensitive transcriptional repressor; the protein is MPHTPEAKAKTIARVRRIKGQAEALERAIEAGTECAPLLQQIVALRGAANGLMSEVMESYLQESFASQSPATHGCDPDEQDAKISEILKIVRRYFK
- a CDS encoding NAD-dependent succinate-semialdehyde dehydrogenase, which encodes MSFYQTLNPTTETVERTFELHTAAQMKAIVDRADHVWKTDWKKRDIAARKVIMSKAADLLRRDRVAHARLIATEMGKALPDALEEIDITADILSFYANGAEKFLAPTHLKVKEGHAKIINQPLGVIYCIEPWNFPYYQLARVAGPNLMAGNVVIAKHAPNVPQCALAFEKLFHDAGAPAGVYTNIFLDNDQSAELIKDFRIRGVALTGSERAGQTVAAEAGAALKKDTMELGGSDAFIVLDDADLELAVKWATWGRFANNGQVCTAAKRMIVHEKVYDAFLAGLKKAITQFRIGDPLAEGTTHGPMSSKKALDTALAQTDEAVKAGATLVAGGKRMDRKGFFMEPTILTNVSKDNPVFYQEIFGPVAVVHKVASEHEAIELANDSPYGLGGSVFSRDLARAEKVAEAVETGMMFINTATAAAPELPFGGIKNSGFGRELSFLGIEEFINRKLIRVA
- a CDS encoding IS6 family transposase, which gives rise to MSAGSVSYKRHRFPSELIAHAVWLYFRFPLSFRLIEEMLLERGIVVSYETVRRWSLKFGVAFARSLRRKAARPGDIWHLDEVRVVIHGRPHWLWRAVDQDGYVLDEILQTRRNTKAARRLLTRLLKKQGIRPARLVTDKLGSYGAARRKLRLTVRHLSHKGLNNRAENSHLPLRKRERVMQKFRSPGGCQRFVSVFSAVRNLFVPPHSIDNALSRHIHRIRAFVQWNNATALTA
- the hmpA gene encoding NO-inducible flavohemoprotein, coding for MSAPLDDKTRAIISATVPALKAHGTAITTEMYKRLLSTPAIRDLFNLSHQQDGEQPKALALAVLCYAEHINDLGALGGMVERIAEKHVGLNILPEHYPYVAEALLGAIGHVLGDAATPEIAEAWGKAYWFLADILIGREKQIYDEHKDAPGGWAGWRAFRVRSRRDETPTITSFELVPVDGGALFRHKAGQYLSFKLDVPGHGSQRRNYSISSEPGADHYRISVRQQDGGVVSTWLHETVKEGDMLQVANPAGDFFLDETSESPVVFLTAGVGLTPVMSMLGELAQTSVKRKIHYVHGADTEALAAFRPEIEDLASRGILAADFFYAKESVPAVSHGVAAHAGRVTTAWVKQNLDRSATYYICGPDSFMRDMVDALRTENLPAKQIRYEFFGSAADPDLVLSAA
- a CDS encoding LysR family transcriptional regulator, translated to MSVIIKNFEYLLSLATEAHFGRAADKCHVSQSTLSSGIKQLEEDLDIQIVRRGRRYEGLTPEGEAVLSWAKKMHQDCSGMKRELSARKKGLEGEFRVGVATSVSAVAPVLSMAISEKTPRVRQSVIVDDQSVIQSLIDTHQIDVGLLHIDALSPENYDTHLLYREGIFLFQVHQNPVARRVQWADLADLPLCLMKSALPEKAQKQLERHSGPVVTTNSLDVVAGHLKTQASAAILPQSCASRLADIPDLRVSAIDGVDAQSSVGFASIKGGLRSPLAAALQEIVHMPEVADTLECNVIMYRRFQAKKIEGTI
- a CDS encoding ZIP family metal transporter — translated: MLLISWIILTTAAAGIGSVWVAEMFVCLASHTKPHRAWLQQGLLSLAAGSLLSTSLIHLMPEALESRVDAQNLLFVFLIGLIFFFVLNKVELWHHAHEHSNAGHSHKNGSWSLLLGDGVHCFGDGLLIASIILTDVRLGIISAVSVFIHEVPHHIGDLIALSRENRRGMSLIKLSSAGAMTVSGGISGYFLLGSLKHWQPFLMAFAASSFVYVALSDLVPQLNQRASSRDAGTQIFWLTGGVAIVMIMSRAVR
- a CDS encoding winged helix-turn-helix transcriptional regulator codes for the protein MPRIRHTTLACSPGCTVEATLELFGGKWKALILYHLFEDGVLRFGELRRRLPNVTQRMLTNQLRELEADGLVSRTVFPEVPPHVKYALTDLGKTLKPVIQALKTWGDRYAHSVQRNKTGERD
- a CDS encoding IS6 family transposase; this encodes MSAGSVSYKRHRFPSELIAHAVWLYFRFPLSFRLIEEMLLERGIVVSYETVRRWSLKFGVAFARSLRRKAARPGDIWHLDEVRVVIHGRPHWLWRAVDQDGYVLDEILQTRRNTKAARRLLTRLLKKQGIRPARLVTDKLGSYGAARRKLRLTVRHLSHKGLNNRAENSHLPLRKRERVMQKFRSPGGCQRFVSVFSAVRNLFVPPHSIDNALSRHIHRIRAFVQWDNATALTAWMRQHREELNKPKLM